A stretch of Aspergillus nidulans FGSC A4 chromosome VI DNA encodes these proteins:
- a CDS encoding uncharacterized protein (transcript_id=CADANIAT00010404) has protein sequence MLPKPGKRDYTQLNTWRPISLLSTLGKGLERLLAQQMAVRAIQADLLAPCHFGALPGWSAIDLVQVLVHRVEEAFQQGKDASLLLLDMKGAFDAVIHQRLLSHLRLQGWHKGLLQLLEDWLTGRSVSVHIKESTATAPIKGGLPQGSPLSPILFLLYAARIVSTLESSFCYADDIGVLLDTKLTFKAHINWVFSRGKQLAQHLKRLSNTQRGCPVASMRAAVIQYVLPTALYGAEVFYTGKRQQWVVNSLLSLFRTAALAIIPAYKTTPTAALLREADLPDPEALFNSILQRAVVRYMSLDIKHPIAQIAAEATTSRPKTRLKRILQLLLSPLPERTIIGLPLPPLRMLPTDNKDYSPAPLQISVYSDGSRTGQGAGYGYAIYFGPILVTKGHGPAGPRTEVYDAEIMGAVEGLRAALGQPCVGYSTQLVILLDNLAAASLLASYRPTPHRHGLSESFGQLATQWLEAPSILTRPRKPLQVRWIPGHSGIAGNELADKLAKLGSSIYSPNIPPSPAYLRREAKQWLRTEAYTAYASKAPQAYKTLDIRPHTKESRTREHKLPRWVLGRLVAARTGHGDFTAYHQRFNHSDYLESCSCGKTKTPVHFFFCPYTRKRWKDRWRCIRDGPSKTIDWLLSTAAGAEEFSRIVQESSFFKDICPNWARRSA, from the exons attcaggcagacctgctagccccctgccactttGGGGCCTTGCCAGGATGgtctgccattgacctggtccaggtcctTGTAcacagggtagaggaggcctttcaacaggGAAAGGATGCTTCAttactcctactagatatgaaaggggcatttgaTGCTGTcatacaccaacggctcctttctcacctacgcctgcaaggatggcataaaggcttactccagctacttgaggactggcttactggccgttctgtatctgttcatatcaaagaaagcACCGCTACAGCACCAATCAAAGGtggactcccccagggatcccccctatccccaatactcttcctactatatgcagcaagaatagtctctaccctagagagctccttctgctatgcagatgacatag gagttcttctggatacaaagcttacttttaaagcccacaTTAACTGggtctttagccgcgggaaacaactcgcccagcacctaaagagacttagcaatacccagcgtGGCTGTccagtggcctccatgcgcgcagcagttatacagtaTGTTctcccaacagctctgtacggggcagaagtcttctatacaggaaaaagacaacaatGGGTTgttaactccctgctctctctcttccgtacagcagccctggctattatcccagcctacaagaccacccctactgcagctctgctccgcgaagcagacctaccagacccagaggCTCTattcaacagcatcctccaaaGGGCAGtagtgagatacatgagccttgatattaaacacccaattgcccaaatagcTGCAGAGGCCACCACAAGCAGGCCCAAgaccaggcttaaaaggatcctccagctcctccttagccccctgccagagcgcaCCATAATAgggctgcctctccctcccctacGCATGCTtccaacagacaacaaagacTATAGCCCCGCcccattacagatatcagtatactcAGACGGCTCGcgaactggccaaggggcaggatatggctatgcaatctactttggccctatcctggtgaccaagggacatggccccgcgggccccaggacagaggtctatgatgcagaaatcatgggcgctgtagaaggcctacgcgcagccctgggacaaccatgtgTAGGTTACTCtacccagctagttatcctcctagacaacctagcagcagcctccctgctagcaagctataggccaactCCGCATAGGCATGGACTGTCAGAGTCCTTCGGCCAGCTTGCTACCCAGTGGTTGGAAGCTCcctcaatcctaaccaggccacggaagccccttcaagtccgctggatcccaggccattctgggattgctgggaacgagctggcagacaagcttgcaaagcttgggtcctctatatacagccctaacatccccccatcccctgcatacctacgacgggaggcaaaacagtggcttcgtacagaggcatatacagcatatgctagtaaggcaccccaagcctacaagaccctggatatcagaccccatacaaaggaaagccgcacccgcgagcacaagcttccccgttgggtacttggccgactcgtcgccgcccgtacaggccacggagactttacggcataccaccagcgcttcaaccactcagactacctggagagctgctcttgtggcaagaccaagaccccagtacacttcttcttctgcccatacaccagaaagcgctggaaagatagatggagatgcataagggacggcccgtcaaaaacaatagactggctcttaagtacagctgccggggctgaagaattcagccgcatcgtgcaagaatcatccttcttcaaggatatatgcccgaactgggcccgccggagcgcttga